A single genomic interval of Sceloporus undulatus isolate JIND9_A2432 ecotype Alabama chromosome 2, SceUnd_v1.1, whole genome shotgun sequence harbors:
- the TRIM14 gene encoding tripartite motif-containing protein 14 — protein sequence MLKIIQERKKLKRQQEEEGEPGCLEHGGRPLELFCQECQRLSCALCPALGDHRGHPLALLPQAAQAKREIIGLCLHQLALKRQQEMDNTKHIEEATIALQAHALASKNWLMGKFTELRLLFDKEETLMKQDIDEKVQQTLRAYEEQSEACKGQVRTIDSFVDRIRQIQLLSDPLHLLKEYSAVEKEILKQRIPAEHLAPVPMTFEHVTNHFKSFVETIQSIFQKPLKARLKEDVFSSLNSTLKKEPGTLLKVNSCIDRSLFLKHARTPTLEINSLHPRLTLSEDHLSVSCCWRRKLYPSNSQRFDKLWQVLSRDSFLAGSHYWEVDLLQAQQGWWIGATYPSIKRKGDSEFCRLGCNRASWCIKRFDFEYWAFHNGERTPIRTEEDPDRVGIFLDYEAGVLSFYNVTDGMAHLHTFHAKFTEPVYPALRVWEGTITVCKIT from the exons atgttaaaaatcatacaggagaggaAAAAATTAAAGAGG cagcaggaggaggagggagagccaGGCTGCCTGGAGCATGGAGGACGCCCCTTGGAGCTCTTCTGCCAGGAGTGCCAGCGCCTCTCCTGTGCCCTCTGCCCAGCCCTGGGAGACCACCGGGGGCATCCCCTCGCCCTCCTGCCTCAGGCGGCCCAGGCCAAGAGG GAAATAATAGGATTGTGCTTGCATCAGTTAGCACTGAAGAGACAGCAGGAAATGGACAACACAAAACATATAGAAGAAGCTACAATTGCGCTTCAG GCTCATGCACTGGCAAGTAAAAACTGGCTGATGGGGAAGTTCACTGAGCTCCGACTGCTGTTTGACAAGGAAGAAACCTTAATGAAACAAGACATCGATGAAAAGGTCCAGCAGACTTTAAGGGCTTATGAAGAGCAGTCAGAGGCATGCAAGGGACAAGTGAGGACCATAGACAGTTTTGTAGACAGGATCAGACAAATCCAACTTCTGTCTGACCCGCTCCATTTGCTGAAG GAGTACAGTGCGGTAGAAAAGGAAATTTTGAAGCAGAGGATCCCTGCAGAGCATTTGGCTCCGGTGCCTATGACATTTGAACACGTTACAAACCACTTCAAGAGCTTTGTGGAGACCATTCAGTCCATCTTCCAGAAGCCACTCAAAGCACGGCTCAAAGAAG ATGTTTTTAGTAGCCTCAACAGCACCTTAAAGAAGGAGCCAGGAACCTTGCTGAAAGTGAACTCCTGCATAGACCGGTCTCTTTTCTTAAAAC ATGCAAGAACCCCCACACTGGAGATAAATAGTTTGCATCCCAGGCTGACCTTGTCTGAGGACCATCTTTCTGTAAGCTGCTGCTGGAGGAGAAAACTGTACCCCTCAAACTCACAAAGGTTTGACAAGCTCTGGCAGGTCTTGAGTAGAGATTCCTTCCTTGCAGGGAGCCATTACTGGGAAGTGGATTTACTTCAAGCTCAGCAAGGATGGTGGATTGGGGCAACTTATCCTTCTATCAAGAGAAAAGGGGACTCTGAATTTTGCCGTCTGGGCTGCAACCGGGCATCTTGGTGTATCAAAAGGTTTGACTTTGAATATTGGGCATTCCATAATGGAGAGAGAACCCCAATTCGGACAGAGGAAGATCCTGACCGAGTAGGGATTTTTCTGGATTATGAGGCTGGGGTCTTGTCTTTTTACAATGTAACAGATGGGATGGCTCATCTACACACATTTCATGCCAAATTTACTGAGCCAGTTTACCCTGCGCTGAGGGTGTGGGAAGGGACAATAACAGTATGTAAGATAACCTAA